A region of Reichenbachiella carrageenanivorans DNA encodes the following proteins:
- a CDS encoding UbiA family prenyltransferase — MKKSTFLHLRFPFSFYLLPVFIFGVAILHPTNWGRLGLVFFILHFLLYPASNGYNSYFDRDEGSIGGLEHPPATTKDLYKWALILDALALMLGWLVDWKFSVMLLMYGLASKAYSHPLVRLKRRPIWGWLAVGFFQGYFTFLMTVYGVAEIELFGLLSWTWQCPAMLSTLLLLGSYPMTQIYQHGEDQQRGDITLSLRLGVKGTFYFTGLFFLISSLGFFFYFKETFTIQIGGYFMVLLLPVCVYFLSWFMKVWKDESQADFRHTMRLNFISAFMLNLFFLILLWLT, encoded by the coding sequence ATGAAAAAGTCCACTTTTTTACACCTTCGGTTTCCATTTTCATTTTATCTCCTGCCGGTATTTATTTTCGGCGTGGCTATATTACACCCTACAAATTGGGGGCGATTGGGGCTGGTTTTTTTTATTCTACACTTTCTTTTGTATCCTGCCAGCAATGGCTACAATTCTTATTTTGATAGAGACGAGGGCAGTATTGGAGGGCTGGAGCATCCGCCAGCTACTACGAAGGACTTGTACAAATGGGCACTTATACTGGATGCCTTGGCACTGATGCTTGGGTGGCTGGTGGATTGGAAATTTAGCGTGATGCTTTTGATGTATGGATTGGCCTCCAAGGCTTATAGTCATCCACTTGTACGGTTGAAAAGGAGGCCCATTTGGGGCTGGTTGGCCGTAGGTTTTTTTCAGGGTTATTTTACTTTTTTGATGACAGTATATGGTGTAGCCGAAATCGAGCTGTTCGGGTTGTTGAGCTGGACGTGGCAGTGCCCGGCTATGTTGAGCACGTTGCTGTTGCTGGGTAGCTATCCGATGACGCAGATCTACCAGCATGGCGAAGATCAGCAGCGTGGCGACATCACCTTGAGTCTGCGGTTGGGAGTCAAGGGTACATTTTATTTTACGGGGCTATTCTTTCTGATTTCTAGTTTGGGTTTTTTCTTCTATTTCAAGGAAACTTTCACTATTCAGATAGGTGGGTATTTTATGGTGCTGTTGCTGCCTGTGTGTGTCTATTTTTTGTCTTGGTTTATGAAAGTATGGAAGGACGAAAGCCAGGCCGATTTTCGACACACCATGCGGTTAAATTTCATATCTGCCTTTATGCTCAACTTATTTTTTTTAATTCTGCTGTGGTTGACTTGA
- a CDS encoding type III polyketide synthase: MGAYITAIGTANPANRYAQEDLAHFMCKHLTADEQEAKKLQVLYRATGIQYRHSVLDDYKKQLGTFSFYPNHAGTFPSTEKRMAIYREKALPLAISAITDCLGNSHPFPEFTHLITVSCTGMYAPGLDVDLVKALNLSANIRRNSLNFMGCYAAMNAMGMAKDICDNHPVAQVLIVSVELCSLHLQKEQTEDNLLAHSLFADGAAAVVVKGQSAPNEPALAILHTASQLLVNGQSDMAWQIGNTGFQMALTAYVPKIIEGGISALTHKLMAQTSLSLTDIDAFAIHPGGKKILETIETELGLSKQQNAAAYEVLRNYGNMSSPTVLFVLKKVWSDLKTQPNKQILSFAFGPGLTMESLLFKTI; this comes from the coding sequence ATGGGAGCATACATCACCGCCATAGGAACCGCCAATCCAGCCAACCGCTACGCACAAGAAGATCTTGCGCATTTTATGTGCAAACACCTGACGGCCGACGAACAAGAAGCAAAAAAACTACAAGTGCTCTATCGGGCCACAGGCATTCAATACAGACACTCTGTCTTGGACGACTACAAAAAACAACTCGGCACATTCAGCTTTTATCCAAACCATGCAGGCACCTTTCCCAGCACAGAAAAACGCATGGCTATCTATCGAGAAAAGGCACTGCCACTAGCCATCTCTGCAATTACAGACTGCTTGGGCAACAGTCACCCCTTTCCAGAATTTACCCATCTGATCACCGTAAGTTGCACCGGTATGTATGCCCCTGGGCTAGACGTGGATCTGGTCAAGGCACTCAACCTATCTGCAAATATCAGGAGAAATAGCCTGAATTTTATGGGCTGCTATGCCGCCATGAACGCCATGGGCATGGCCAAAGACATCTGCGACAATCACCCTGTAGCCCAGGTGCTCATCGTAAGTGTAGAGCTCTGCAGTCTGCATCTGCAAAAGGAGCAAACCGAAGACAACCTACTTGCCCATTCGCTCTTTGCAGACGGTGCGGCAGCCGTGGTGGTGAAAGGGCAGTCTGCGCCCAACGAACCTGCGCTTGCCATTCTCCACACCGCCAGCCAACTACTCGTGAATGGGCAAAGTGATATGGCTTGGCAAATTGGCAATACGGGATTTCAAATGGCACTGACGGCCTACGTCCCCAAAATCATAGAAGGAGGTATCTCCGCCTTGACCCACAAACTGATGGCTCAGACTAGCCTTTCCTTGACGGATATCGACGCCTTTGCTATTCACCCTGGAGGCAAAAAGATTTTGGAAACAATTGAAACTGAGCTTGGCCTATCTAAACAGCAAAACGCAGCCGCTTACGAGGTACTTCGAAACTATGGCAATATGTCGTCGCCAACGGTACTATTTGTACTAAAAAAAGTATGGTCAGATTTGAAAACACAACCTAATAAACAAATCCTTTCTTTCGCCTTCGGTCCTGGCCTGACTATGGAAAGCCTATTATTCAAAACCATCTAA
- a CDS encoding methyltransferase domain-containing protein has protein sequence MFEFLNQRSLKEEIMDDFYCQGEVVDQTLRELHQINTYLGGDQLSLNAIKKLLIKHPKDSYEIVDLGCGGGDTLKRFAKWGKRHHQHLQLLGIDANAYIVDYALKNCRKYPNISFSADNLLSSQFRNKTFDIAHASLFLHHLQDEEIIVLLKQLIDQARVGVVINDLHRHWLSYAFTKHLITRWSKSEMVKYDATLSVARAFTRSELEKYMKWANIKNYSLTWQWAFRWELIIWK, from the coding sequence ATGTTTGAGTTTCTCAATCAGCGTTCGCTCAAAGAAGAAATCATGGACGACTTCTACTGTCAGGGAGAAGTCGTAGATCAGACTCTTCGCGAACTCCACCAGATCAATACCTATCTGGGAGGAGATCAGCTTTCGCTGAATGCAATCAAAAAATTACTAATCAAACATCCCAAAGACAGCTATGAGATCGTAGACCTCGGCTGTGGCGGAGGAGATACACTCAAGCGATTCGCCAAATGGGGCAAGCGCCACCACCAACACTTACAATTGCTCGGTATAGATGCCAATGCATACATCGTAGACTACGCCCTCAAAAATTGCAGAAAATATCCGAACATCAGTTTCAGTGCCGACAACCTCTTGAGTAGTCAGTTTCGCAACAAGACCTTTGACATTGCACATGCCAGTCTGTTTCTACACCACCTACAAGACGAGGAAATTATAGTCCTCTTAAAGCAACTCATCGACCAAGCCCGAGTAGGCGTGGTCATCAATGATCTGCACAGGCACTGGCTGTCTTACGCTTTCACAAAACACCTGATCACCCGCTGGTCTAAATCCGAAATGGTGAAATATGATGCTACACTTTCAGTAGCACGCGCTTTTACCCGATCAGAATTAGAAAAGTATATGAAATGGGCAAATATTAAAAACTACAGCCTCACCTGGCAATGGGCCTTTCGCTGGGAGCTGATTATTTGGAAGTAG
- a CDS encoding nitroreductase family protein produces the protein MTYDKAQISELIKNRRSIFPKNYSGERVPDEAIAEMLESANWAPTHKMTEPWRFTVFCDEGIEAFANFQAELYLKSAGKKPDKDKIKKLKSKPLMCSHIISIGMKRNKSVPKMEEIAAVAAAVQNMHLTATALGVGCYWSTGGVTYEKKANAFFDLSEKDLLMGFLYIGMPKSGKWPTGKRKSIHKKVRWVRESTSK, from the coding sequence ATGACCTACGACAAAGCACAAATTTCTGAGTTGATCAAAAATCGCAGGTCGATTTTCCCTAAAAACTATTCTGGAGAACGAGTACCAGATGAGGCGATCGCCGAAATGCTAGAAAGTGCCAATTGGGCTCCGACCCACAAAATGACAGAGCCCTGGAGGTTTACCGTTTTTTGTGATGAGGGGATAGAGGCTTTCGCCAATTTTCAAGCAGAGCTATATCTAAAATCTGCTGGAAAAAAGCCCGACAAAGACAAAATAAAAAAGCTCAAATCTAAGCCGCTGATGTGCTCACACATTATTTCTATCGGCATGAAAAGAAATAAGTCTGTACCTAAAATGGAAGAAATAGCGGCGGTGGCAGCAGCTGTACAAAACATGCACCTTACGGCTACTGCGCTCGGAGTGGGCTGCTACTGGAGCACAGGTGGTGTGACTTATGAAAAGAAAGCCAATGCATTTTTTGACTTGAGTGAAAAAGATTTGCTCATGGGTTTTCTTTATATCGGTATGCCAAAGTCGGGCAAGTGGCCCACAGGAAAACGCAAGTCGATACACAAAAAGGTACGCTGGGTTAGGGAGTCTACTTCCAAATAA
- a CDS encoding peptidoglycan DD-metalloendopeptidase family protein → MQFLKKWGWGIVLFAGIVPAVIYFSFLYEPIPAKELVEVPGELEDTVQAYIPKKYFGIIVDSLQIDEGTIKRNQNLSDLLQPYNVPYEKIHSVARQSKEVFDVRKIVSGKPYSMIYKGDSIKEATHFIYQPSAIDFVVIDFQDSVRMYQGTKEIELKETEMSGEIFTSLYVDMLASGGHADLVNKLVDVFAWQVDFFGIQRGDNYRLIYDEQYVDGELVGIGEIKAAYFEHVGSPYFGFRFEQDSSTCDYFDETGQSLRKEFLKAPLSFTRISSRYTGRRYHPVQKRYKAHLGTDYAAPVGTPIRAVADGKIIAAQYHRFNGNYVKIQHNGNIATQYLHMSKIASGVRTGVKIKRGETIGFVGSTGLASGPHLCYRFWKNGKQVDALKVELPPSEPILPENMATFDSLRQIWQQRLAEMYLPQDAADSVVYASLGY, encoded by the coding sequence ATGCAGTTTTTGAAGAAGTGGGGTTGGGGTATCGTGTTGTTTGCTGGGATAGTACCAGCGGTTATTTATTTCTCATTTTTATATGAGCCCATTCCAGCCAAGGAGCTAGTGGAGGTGCCAGGTGAGCTGGAAGACACCGTTCAAGCTTACATCCCTAAAAAATATTTTGGGATTATCGTAGACTCACTTCAAATCGATGAAGGCACAATCAAACGAAATCAAAATCTATCTGATTTACTACAACCCTACAATGTGCCGTATGAAAAAATACATTCGGTAGCGCGACAGTCCAAAGAAGTCTTTGATGTGAGAAAGATTGTGTCAGGCAAGCCGTATTCGATGATATACAAAGGAGATAGCATCAAAGAAGCCACTCATTTCATCTACCAACCGAGTGCTATTGATTTTGTGGTGATAGACTTTCAGGACTCTGTGAGGATGTATCAGGGAACCAAAGAAATAGAATTGAAAGAAACTGAAATGAGCGGTGAAATTTTTACTTCTTTGTATGTGGATATGTTAGCATCTGGCGGTCATGCCGATTTGGTAAATAAGCTGGTGGATGTATTCGCCTGGCAGGTAGACTTTTTCGGTATACAACGTGGAGACAATTATCGACTGATCTATGACGAACAATATGTAGATGGAGAGTTGGTTGGTATTGGAGAAATAAAAGCCGCCTATTTTGAGCATGTAGGATCGCCTTATTTTGGGTTTAGGTTTGAGCAAGACAGTAGCACCTGTGATTATTTTGACGAAACGGGTCAGAGCCTTCGCAAGGAATTCTTGAAAGCGCCGTTGAGTTTTACCCGTATCAGTTCGAGATACACCGGGCGTCGCTATCACCCCGTTCAGAAAAGATACAAAGCACATCTGGGGACAGACTATGCCGCACCAGTAGGCACGCCGATCAGAGCAGTAGCCGATGGTAAAATCATAGCTGCCCAGTACCACCGATTCAATGGCAATTATGTGAAGATTCAGCACAATGGCAATATTGCTACGCAGTACCTTCACATGTCGAAAATAGCCAGTGGTGTGCGCACTGGCGTCAAAATCAAACGAGGAGAAACGATCGGTTTTGTGGGTTCTACAGGGCTTGCGAGCGGGCCACATCTGTGTTATAGATTTTGGAAAAACGGTAAGCAAGTAGATGCACTCAAAGTTGAATTGCCACCGTCAGAGCCGATATTGCCTGAGAATATGGCTACCTTTGATTCACTACGTCAGATATGGCAACAGCGATTGGCAGAGATGTATCTGCCACAGGATGCTGCCGACAGCGTAGTATATGCTAGCCTAGGGTATTAA
- a CDS encoding protein-disulfide reductase DsbD family protein, with translation MKKIIAILFILSSIQGWAQILKPATWSIAVSNPSAQVGEEVDLIFNVKIDDDWYLYSTDFDPDLGPMVTEFEFTPHASYELVDSIAPIGAKRKYDELWEGEYTYFRHTAKFIQKVKILTENPEIKGTYDYQVCTDVDGKCIPFGDAFDFEPLLSGDTRSVDATTEPATPQEQPAESTTEEIPQSPEKESVLNQRDVSDPYSLWAFMLAAFLAGIAAIFTPCVFPMIPMTVSFFTGKNSKGLGVVYGLCIIIIYTLIGSILAPFMGPETANELATNWIPNVIFFAVFVIFALSFLGLFEITLPSKFVNNIDKQADKGGLVGVFFMAFTLVVVSFSCTGPLVGTILVESAGGLILKPVLGMFAFSLAFALPFTVFALFPSLMNNLPKSGGWLNSVKVVLGFLELAFAFKFLSIADQAYHWNLLDREIYLAIWIVIFSLMGFYLLGKIELPHDSKTEKTSVGGLILAIITFSFVVYLIPGMFGAPLKALSGYLPPQTTLDFDLTSPRSVETAKSTICEAPKYADFLHLPHGIQGYFDYDQALACAKEQNKPLFIDFTGHGCVNCREMEARVWSDPEVLQRLKEDFVVVALYVDDKTTLPESEWYTSSYDGKTKQSIGKQNADFQITKFNNNAQPYYVILDTDGVLIPPIKAYDLEIANFVAFLDEAKAEFLNRQ, from the coding sequence ATGAAGAAAATAATTGCAATTCTATTTATACTATCAAGCATTCAAGGTTGGGCGCAGATCCTCAAGCCAGCTACTTGGTCGATCGCCGTGTCCAACCCCTCAGCACAAGTCGGAGAAGAAGTTGATTTGATTTTTAATGTCAAGATCGACGACGATTGGTATTTGTATTCTACAGATTTCGATCCTGACTTGGGGCCTATGGTCACGGAGTTCGAATTTACCCCGCATGCGAGTTATGAGTTGGTGGACTCGATAGCTCCGATAGGTGCTAAGCGAAAATATGATGAACTCTGGGAGGGTGAGTATACCTACTTTCGGCATACGGCCAAGTTCATTCAGAAAGTAAAAATTCTTACTGAAAACCCAGAGATCAAAGGCACCTACGACTATCAGGTGTGTACAGATGTGGATGGCAAATGTATCCCGTTTGGTGATGCGTTCGATTTTGAGCCATTGCTCTCAGGAGATACTCGTTCAGTAGACGCGACCACCGAACCAGCTACTCCACAAGAACAACCTGCAGAATCCACGACCGAAGAAATCCCTCAATCCCCAGAAAAAGAGAGCGTGCTAAACCAACGGGACGTAAGTGATCCTTATAGTCTTTGGGCGTTTATGCTTGCTGCATTTTTGGCAGGTATTGCTGCTATTTTTACTCCCTGTGTATTTCCTATGATTCCTATGACAGTGAGTTTTTTCACTGGTAAGAATTCGAAAGGACTCGGTGTGGTGTATGGCTTGTGTATCATCATTATATATACTTTGATCGGATCTATACTGGCGCCGTTTATGGGGCCAGAGACAGCCAATGAATTGGCTACCAACTGGATTCCGAACGTGATCTTTTTTGCCGTATTTGTGATTTTCGCCTTATCTTTTTTAGGTCTGTTCGAAATCACCCTGCCTAGCAAGTTTGTAAACAATATTGACAAGCAGGCCGACAAAGGAGGATTGGTTGGGGTGTTTTTTATGGCTTTCACCTTAGTAGTTGTTTCTTTCTCTTGTACGGGGCCATTGGTGGGGACTATTTTGGTAGAGAGTGCTGGCGGACTGATTCTAAAGCCTGTTTTGGGCATGTTTGCTTTCTCTTTGGCATTCGCCTTACCCTTTACGGTATTTGCCTTGTTTCCAAGCTTGATGAACAATCTGCCAAAGTCTGGGGGTTGGCTCAATAGTGTGAAAGTAGTTTTGGGATTCTTGGAACTCGCCTTTGCTTTCAAGTTTTTAAGCATTGCCGATCAGGCCTATCATTGGAATTTGCTCGACAGAGAAATATATCTAGCCATTTGGATTGTGATCTTCTCACTCATGGGTTTTTACCTTTTGGGAAAAATCGAATTGCCACACGATAGCAAAACAGAGAAGACCTCTGTTGGAGGTTTAATTTTAGCAATTATTACTTTTTCATTTGTGGTGTATCTGATCCCAGGCATGTTTGGTGCACCACTCAAAGCGTTGTCAGGGTATTTGCCACCACAGACCACTTTGGATTTTGATCTGACTTCACCTAGAAGTGTAGAAACAGCGAAAAGTACGATATGTGAAGCCCCCAAGTATGCAGACTTCTTGCATTTGCCTCATGGCATCCAAGGCTACTTCGATTATGACCAAGCGTTGGCTTGCGCCAAAGAACAAAACAAACCCTTGTTTATAGATTTTACTGGACACGGATGTGTGAATTGTAGAGAAATGGAAGCCAGAGTGTGGTCCGATCCAGAAGTGCTGCAGCGACTCAAGGAAGATTTTGTAGTGGTGGCGCTTTATGTAGACGACAAAACTACATTGCCTGAATCGGAGTGGTATACTTCAAGCTACGATGGTAAAACTAAGCAGTCGATAGGCAAACAAAATGCTGATTTTCAAATCACGAAATTTAATAACAATGCCCAGCCTTATTATGTCATTCTCGATACCGATGGAGTGCTTATTCCTCCGATCAAGGCGTATGATTTAGAAATTGCTAATTTTGTGGCGTTTTTGGATGAAGCCAAAGCAGAATTTTTGAATAGACAGTAA
- the metK gene encoding methionine adenosyltransferase produces the protein MPYLFTSESVSEGHPDKVADQISDALLDHFLAFDNQSKVACETLVTTGLTVLSGEVKTESYIDVQTVARDVINRIGYTKGEYQFDGNSCGVISAIHEQSPDINQGVERASEEEQGAGDQGMMFGYATNETENYMPLALQLSHMLLIELAALRRENIAIKYLRPDAKSQVTIEYNDDNKPVRIDAIVVSTQHDDFAEESSMLDKIKSDIVKILIPRVVAKLKPEIQALFNDDIKYHINPTGKFVIGGPHGDTGLTGRKIIVDTYGGKGAHGGGAFSGKDPSKVDRSAAYATRHIAKNLVAAGVADEILVQVSYAIGVAEPMGIFVNTYGTAKVGLNDGEIAKKITEIFDMRPAALIKRLKLMNPIYSETAAYGHMGRTPEVKTVTFSSPAAADISLEVETFTWEKLDYVDQVKQSFGL, from the coding sequence ATGCCATATTTATTTACTTCAGAGTCTGTATCCGAAGGACATCCAGACAAAGTAGCCGATCAAATCTCTGACGCACTTTTAGATCATTTCTTAGCCTTCGACAACCAGTCGAAAGTAGCTTGTGAAACACTAGTAACTACAGGTCTTACTGTATTGAGCGGAGAGGTAAAAACAGAATCATACATCGATGTGCAGACCGTAGCCAGAGATGTGATCAATAGAATTGGATACACCAAAGGAGAATACCAGTTTGATGGCAACTCATGTGGAGTGATTTCTGCCATTCATGAGCAGTCCCCAGACATCAACCAAGGCGTAGAAAGAGCCAGTGAAGAGGAGCAAGGCGCAGGTGACCAAGGGATGATGTTTGGCTACGCGACCAATGAGACCGAAAACTATATGCCATTGGCATTGCAGCTATCGCATATGCTGCTGATCGAGTTGGCAGCCTTGAGAAGAGAAAATATAGCGATCAAATACTTGAGACCTGATGCTAAATCTCAGGTGACTATCGAGTACAACGATGACAATAAACCTGTAAGGATAGATGCTATCGTAGTGTCTACTCAGCACGACGATTTCGCTGAAGAATCTTCGATGTTGGATAAAATCAAATCTGACATTGTGAAAATTTTGATCCCTAGAGTGGTTGCTAAGTTGAAACCTGAGATTCAGGCTTTGTTCAACGACGACATCAAATATCACATCAACCCTACTGGGAAATTTGTAATCGGTGGTCCACACGGCGACACAGGGCTGACAGGAAGAAAGATTATCGTAGATACTTATGGTGGTAAAGGTGCTCACGGAGGAGGGGCTTTCTCAGGCAAAGATCCTTCGAAAGTAGACAGATCGGCGGCTTATGCGACACGTCATATCGCTAAGAACTTAGTAGCGGCAGGTGTGGCCGACGAAATCCTCGTACAGGTGTCTTACGCCATCGGTGTAGCAGAGCCAATGGGTATTTTTGTGAACACCTATGGCACGGCTAAAGTTGGACTCAACGATGGAGAAATAGCAAAGAAAATCACTGAAATTTTCGATATGCGCCCTGCGGCTTTGATCAAAAGATTGAAATTGATGAACCCGATTTACTCTGAAACCGCAGCCTATGGTCACATGGGACGTACACCAGAAGTGAAAACCGTAACTTTCTCTAGCCCCGCTGCGGCAGACATCAGCTTAGAGGTGGAAACTTTCACTTGGGAAAAATTGGATTACGTAGATCAGGTAAAGCAGTCTTTCGGACTGTAA
- a CDS encoding SAM-dependent methyltransferase, with the protein MSEQKLYMIPMVIADDTEQMVISDQVKHVIQSLDYFLVENVRTARRYISKLRLGLTIEELTFEILDRKTSQEEVEAYFANAKGKNIGILSESGCPGIADPGAVAAAVAHRQGRRVVPLSGPSSIFMALMGSGFNGQSFVFHGYVPIDNKDREKKLKDMEDAAIRLNQTQLFMDTPYRNQKLFEHLIKACHPNTLLSVAKGITGDEEYIATKTIGEWKREKINLHKTPTIFSLYA; encoded by the coding sequence ATGAGCGAACAAAAACTATACATGATCCCGATGGTGATCGCTGACGATACCGAGCAAATGGTGATTAGCGATCAGGTAAAACATGTTATCCAATCGTTGGATTACTTCTTGGTAGAAAATGTGCGCACCGCGCGTAGATACATCAGCAAGCTGAGATTGGGCTTGACCATAGAGGAGCTCACATTCGAAATCTTAGATAGAAAGACGAGCCAAGAGGAGGTGGAAGCTTATTTTGCCAATGCGAAAGGAAAAAATATAGGCATCCTGTCCGAGTCTGGCTGCCCAGGGATTGCAGATCCAGGGGCAGTAGCTGCCGCAGTGGCTCATCGCCAGGGGCGCAGAGTGGTGCCGCTTAGTGGCCCATCGTCCATATTTATGGCATTGATGGGATCCGGCTTCAATGGGCAATCTTTCGTGTTTCATGGATACGTGCCTATAGATAACAAGGATCGTGAAAAGAAACTCAAAGACATGGAAGATGCTGCCATTCGTCTGAATCAGACGCAGCTATTTATGGATACGCCTTATCGGAATCAAAAATTGTTTGAACATTTAATCAAAGCTTGTCATCCTAATACGCTGCTATCTGTGGCCAAGGGTATCACGGGAGACGAGGAGTATATAGCCACCAAAACCATTGGAGAATGGAAACGAGAAAAAATTAACTTGCATAAAACCCCAACCATCTTTTCACTTTATGCGTGA
- a CDS encoding alpha/beta fold hydrolase produces the protein MEQLNYKRFGEGQPLLILHGFLGSLDNWLTLGKRFAEHYEVILVDQRNHGKSFHSDDFGYDEMVSDLEHLIDHLQLEDPIILGHSMGGKTVMQYAAFHPQKLNKLIVADIGPKAYPVHHDQILSGLNAIPVDKIQSRQEADELLSSYVDNEGTRVFLLKNLKRTSDGFEWKMNLPVLCEKIGEVGKPLIHHLPIDTDTLFIRGGSSDYIPDEDWDDIEEIFPNAELKTIDHAGHWLHAENPDLFYELVTNFLA, from the coding sequence ATGGAGCAATTGAATTACAAACGGTTTGGCGAAGGCCAACCACTCCTGATCCTCCATGGCTTTCTAGGCTCGCTGGACAACTGGCTGACCTTGGGAAAAAGATTTGCAGAGCACTATGAGGTAATCTTGGTGGATCAGCGTAACCACGGCAAGTCCTTTCATTCAGATGATTTTGGCTATGATGAGATGGTATCGGATTTAGAGCACCTTATCGATCATCTACAGCTTGAAGACCCGATCATTTTGGGGCACTCCATGGGCGGCAAGACGGTGATGCAGTATGCGGCCTTTCATCCACAAAAACTAAACAAACTGATCGTGGCAGACATTGGCCCCAAAGCCTACCCCGTACACCACGATCAAATCCTCTCTGGATTAAATGCCATCCCTGTAGATAAAATACAGTCTCGACAAGAGGCTGACGAGCTATTGTCTAGCTATGTAGACAATGAAGGCACCCGTGTTTTTCTGTTGAAAAACCTCAAAAGAACTTCAGATGGCTTTGAATGGAAAATGAACCTGCCTGTGCTTTGTGAAAAAATAGGAGAAGTAGGCAAGCCTTTGATTCATCATTTGCCTATCGATACGGATACGCTATTTATACGTGGTGGTAGTTCAGACTATATACCAGACGAGGACTGGGACGATATAGAAGAAATTTTCCCGAATGCTGAATTGAAGACCATTGACCACGCAGGTCATTGGCTACATGCAGAAAACCCTGACTTATTTTACGAGCTTGTGACTAACTTTCTGGCATGA
- a CDS encoding pyridoxine 5'-phosphate synthase produces the protein MTKLSVNVNKFATIRNARGGNNPDLVKVVKDCEKFGAQGITIHPRPDQRHITTEDVYQLKEVVTTEYNIEGYPDERYLKLIEEVKPTQATLVPDPPEAITSNAGWDTLTHASFLQETIGRIKAAGVRVSIFVDPLAEQIEGAAKLRSDRIELYTEAYATGYLKDKEAAVKAYANTAKLAKDLGLGVNAGHDLDLINLGFLQEQIPFMDEVSIGHALVCDALYYGLENTIEMYRRELK, from the coding sequence ATGACAAAACTGAGTGTAAACGTAAACAAATTTGCTACCATCAGAAATGCTCGAGGTGGCAACAATCCAGATCTTGTAAAAGTGGTGAAGGACTGCGAGAAATTCGGCGCACAAGGCATCACGATACATCCTAGGCCAGATCAAAGGCATATTACTACTGAGGATGTGTATCAGCTCAAAGAAGTAGTAACTACCGAATACAATATAGAAGGCTACCCCGATGAGCGCTATCTCAAATTGATAGAAGAAGTAAAACCTACACAAGCCACTCTGGTACCTGATCCTCCAGAAGCGATTACTTCTAATGCGGGCTGGGATACGCTGACCCATGCGTCTTTTCTACAAGAAACGATCGGCCGGATCAAAGCTGCAGGGGTGCGTGTATCTATTTTTGTAGATCCATTGGCTGAGCAGATCGAAGGAGCGGCCAAGTTGCGATCCGATCGGATCGAACTGTATACCGAAGCCTATGCTACGGGCTACCTCAAGGACAAAGAGGCTGCCGTAAAAGCCTATGCGAATACAGCAAAATTGGCCAAAGACCTAGGACTGGGTGTGAACGCAGGACACGATTTGGACTTAATTAATTTAGGTTTTTTGCAAGAGCAAATCCCATTTATGGACGAAGTATCTATAGGTCATGCATTGGTTTGTGATGCGCTGTATTATGGATTAGAAAATACGATTGAAATGTATAGAAGAGAACTGAAATAA
- a CDS encoding GatB/YqeY domain-containing protein: MSLKDQINADIKAAMLAKEKEKLTALRAIKSMILLAETEKGVSEEISEDTELKLLMKAAKQRKDSVDLFREQGRDDLADKEQGELDIISEYLPKQLSEDELKVALQKVIEQAGANGPQDMGKVMGLATKTLAGKADGKSISAMVKNLLT; encoded by the coding sequence ATGAGCTTGAAAGATCAAATAAACGCAGATATAAAAGCAGCCATGCTAGCCAAGGAGAAAGAAAAGTTGACTGCCCTACGAGCAATCAAATCTATGATCCTCTTAGCTGAAACAGAGAAAGGAGTCTCAGAAGAGATATCCGAAGACACCGAATTGAAACTCTTGATGAAAGCAGCTAAGCAGAGAAAAGATTCTGTGGATCTATTCAGAGAACAAGGCAGAGACGACTTGGCAGACAAAGAACAAGGCGAATTAGACATCATCAGCGAGTATTTACCCAAGCAGCTTTCTGAAGATGAATTAAAAGTAGCTCTTCAAAAAGTGATCGAGCAAGCAGGCGCCAATGGCCCTCAAGATATGGGCAAAGTGATGGGACTTGCAACAAAAACACTAGCAGGAAAAGCCGATGGAAAATCGATTTCGGCAATGGTAAAAAACCTACTGACTTAA